From the genome of Longispora fulva:
TTGAAGAGGTTCACCCGGGCGATCGCCACCCCGGTGTTGTCCGGGTCGAGCCGGGCCGCGGCCGTGAACGACTGCGGCACGATCGCGCACAGCCCGAGCCCGAGCACCCCGAAGCCGGCGATCCCCCACCACGGGCTCTGCGCCGACACCACCATCGCGAGCCCCAAGGTGCCGACGAGTGCACCCACCACCACAGTCCGCACCGACCCGAACCGCTCGCCCAGCCGGTCGGCTCCCGAGCGCCCGAGCACCTGGAAGCCCTGGTAGAAGAAGTACGCCCACGGCGCGACGGACTCCGAACTCCCCAACTCCTTGAGCAGGTACGGCCCGTGCCAGTTCGACGTGGACGAGTCGGCGATGTACATGAACATCATCGCGATCCCGATCATGAGCACCGGCTTCCACGGCACCCTGGCAACGGCCTCCCTGGTGGTGACCGCCGTGCCGGCCGCCCCCTCGGCAACCGGCACGGCGGAACTCTGCGCACCCCGGATCTCGACCCTCTTCAGGAGCCCCGGGCCGACGACCAGCGCGAGGGCCACCCCGACCGCCCCGACGATGCCCAGGTGCACCGACAGCGGGATCCACTTCGCCGCGGCCACGCTGGCCAGCGCGCCGAGGATGCCGGCGACGCTCCACACGGCGTGCAGCGAGGCGAGGATGCTCCGGCCGTACCGGGCCTGGACCGCCACGCCCTGCATGTTCATCGTCGCGTCCACCGCCCCGACGCCGAGCCCGAAGACGACGAGGACCGCGAACAGCGCCGGGCGGTTGGGGGCCGCCCCCGTGGCGGCGATCGTCGCGCACACCAGGGGACCGGCGATCCGGAGCAGCGCCCCGCTGCCGAACCGGGCCGCGAGCCAGCCGGACAGTGCGCTGCCGATCCCGGCGAACACCGGCACGGCGAGCAGGACGAGCGACAGTTCCTCGTCGGTGAAGTGGTGCTTGGCCTGGATCGCCGGGACCCGGGTGACCAGGGCGGCGAAACACAGGCCCTGGACGAAGTACGCCCCTGCGATGGCGAGGCGGGCGCGGCGGTCCCGATCGAGGCTCATAACTGAGGGATTCTCGCGTTACCGGGTGCCCAAAGCAATAGCCCGAACCGGCCGGCCGACCCCGGCACCCGCGCCGGCCGCATCAGGGCCCGGCCCAGCTGTCTCGCGAGGGTGCCAGGCCGCCCGGCGGCCGGTCGGTCACGGTTCCGGGACGGCGGGCGGGCCCGGCTGCCTCGGGACCACCGGCAGGGTGGTGTAGCCCTCCACGGCCGTCCACGGCTCCTTCTTCGGGGCCTCCCGACCGGCGGGGCACGACGAGCGGAAGTCGCAGAACGAGCACAGCGCGCTGGGCCGCATCGGGAACTCCCGGTCCGCCTGGATATCGGCGACCGTCGCCTCGGCCCGGGCCACGTGCCGCGCCACGCTGTCGACCGTGTGCTCGTGCGCCGCGACCGTACCGGTCGGCAGGTGGTGCAACTCCACCTTCCGGCACGGCTTGTGGAACATCCGCTCTGCCGCGTACGCGTACAGCGCCAGGGCCCGGGAGCCGCGCGCGTCGTCCTGGTCGAGCCCCGTGCGCCCCGTCTTGTAGTCGACGATCACCAGCTCGCCGTCGCGCGCGTCGAGCCGGTCGACCCGCCCGGACAGGGCCAGGGTCTCGGTCTTCGCCGCCACGGTGCGCTCCACCCCGAGCGGGTCGCCCGCCGGCAGCCCGGCGACATACCGCTCCAGCCAGCCCAGCGCCGTCTGGTAGACCGCCTTGATCTGGGCCGCGTCGCGGTACCCGTCGGTCGCCCAGGCTCCGGTGAGCAGCCGGGGCAACACCTCCGACGTACGCTGGGAGGCCGGCAGGTCATACCACCGCTTCAGCGCGTTGTGCACGCTCGCGCCGAGGGAGTTGTGCGCCCACGCGGGGCCTCTGGGCGGCGCTGGGCGGTCCAGGTAGGCGTGCCGGTACTTCCGGGGGCAGTCCTCGTAGGTGGTGATCCTGCTCGGCGTACAACTGAAGAGCTTGGGTGGCGCGGAGAAAAGGGCAAGCTGATCATCTTCGTCCGGTTTCGCGCTCGGCATATTCCCATGCTCCCACCCGGGTGCGACACTGGAACATCTAGCAGGGGGAGGGCACGGTCATGGGCTTACTGCGCTGGCTGCGCGGCGGCGACGAGGACAACGCCTCGGCGGGCTCACTGTCGGCCGGCATGGCTGAGCTGGGGGGGTTCTTCTCTCCCGGGCAGCGTAAGCAGACCGAGCACGTGGAGGAGCAGAAGCGGCTCCGCCGGGACGTGACCTCCGCCGACGGCGGCAACCGGATCGATCTGGAGCGCGGCGTGGCCGTGATCCGCAAGGCGGCCCCGGCCGAGGGCTGAGCCGGCAGGACCGGCCGAGGGCCGAGTCCGCAGAACCCCTCAGAAGTGGTTCTTCACGTACTCCACGACGGCGTCGGCGATCAGCTGCACCGCGATGGCCGCCAGCAGGAGACCGGCGATCCTGGTCAGCACCTCGATGCCGCTCGGCTTGAGGATCCGCACGATGATCGTCGAGAAGCGCAGCACCAGGAAAATGATGGTGTGGACGGCGACGATGGCCCCGGCGATCGCCAGGTAGCCCCCGACGGCGTGCGTCCCGCGCACCGCGAGCATCGTCGCCACGATCGCACCCGGCCCCGCCAGGAGCGGGGTCCCGAGCGGCACCAGGGCCACATTCGACGTGACCTCCCGGGACGGGTCGTCCGACTTCCCGGTGAGCAGTTCCAACGCCACGAGCAGCAGCAGGATCCCGCCCGCCGCGCGCAACGCGAACAACTCGATGTGCAGGTACTTGAAGATCTGCTCCCCGACCACCGCGAACGTCACGATCACGCCGAACGACAGCAGCACGGACTGCAACGCGGCCCGCCGCCGGTTGCGGACATCCATGCTGGAGGTGAGCGCCAGGAAGATCGGCACCAGCCCAGGCGGGTCGGTGATCACGATCAGGGTCAGGAAGGTCGCCCCGAGCAGCTTGAAGTCCACGTGCCCACTCTAGGGTCGCTACCCTCGGGCGGGCCCGGAAACCCTCGGCGGCGTGCCGTGGCTCTCGGCGACGATCCGCTCGTACACGGCCATGCTCGTCGTGCGGGCGCCGAGCCGGACCGTCTTGTTCGCACCGTGGTAGTCGCTGGAACCGGTGACGAACAGGCCCAGGTCGTGGGCGAGCGCGAGCAGCTCGTCGCGTTCGGCGTCGGTGTGGTCGG
Proteins encoded in this window:
- a CDS encoding MFS transporter — protein: MSLDRDRRARLAIAGAYFVQGLCFAALVTRVPAIQAKHHFTDEELSLVLLAVPVFAGIGSALSGWLAARFGSGALLRIAGPLVCATIAATGAAPNRPALFAVLVVFGLGVGAVDATMNMQGVAVQARYGRSILASLHAVWSVAGILGALASVAAAKWIPLSVHLGIVGAVGVALALVVGPGLLKRVEIRGAQSSAVPVAEGAAGTAVTTREAVARVPWKPVLMIGIAMMFMYIADSSTSNWHGPYLLKELGSSESVAPWAYFFYQGFQVLGRSGADRLGERFGSVRTVVVGALVGTLGLAMVVSAQSPWWGIAGFGVLGLGLCAIVPQSFTAAARLDPDNTGVAIARVNLFNYAGFVLGAPLVGLVGNLRLGFVIPLVLVLGIIPFAGAFRSTVARPVGNAA
- a CDS encoding RecB family exonuclease, whose amino-acid sequence is MPSAKPDEDDQLALFSAPPKLFSCTPSRITTYEDCPRKYRHAYLDRPAPPRGPAWAHNSLGASVHNALKRWYDLPASQRTSEVLPRLLTGAWATDGYRDAAQIKAVYQTALGWLERYVAGLPAGDPLGVERTVAAKTETLALSGRVDRLDARDGELVIVDYKTGRTGLDQDDARGSRALALYAYAAERMFHKPCRKVELHHLPTGTVAAHEHTVDSVARHVARAEATVADIQADREFPMRPSALCSFCDFRSSCPAGREAPKKEPWTAVEGYTTLPVVPRQPGPPAVPEP
- a CDS encoding DUF6191 domain-containing protein, whose amino-acid sequence is MGLLRWLRGGDEDNASAGSLSAGMAELGGFFSPGQRKQTEHVEEQKRLRRDVTSADGGNRIDLERGVAVIRKAAPAEG
- a CDS encoding MarC family protein, which produces MDFKLLGATFLTLIVITDPPGLVPIFLALTSSMDVRNRRRAALQSVLLSFGVIVTFAVVGEQIFKYLHIELFALRAAGGILLLLVALELLTGKSDDPSREVTSNVALVPLGTPLLAGPGAIVATMLAVRGTHAVGGYLAIAGAIVAVHTIIFLVLRFSTIIVRILKPSGIEVLTRIAGLLLAAIAVQLIADAVVEYVKNHF